Proteins encoded by one window of Halorussus vallis:
- a CDS encoding TIR domain-containing protein — protein MSHSWKYSEQRERIEEFLDDENRLDWQNFSVPEDDPMEFEDKNDLRQQLYQQVGQANVVVVVAGMYVSHSEWIEEEIEMADHFEKPIIGVRPNGNERLPAVVKEEADEIVGWRQKSIVNAIAKHA, from the coding sequence GTGAGTCACTCGTGGAAGTACTCCGAGCAGCGTGAACGCATTGAGGAGTTCCTCGATGATGAAAATCGACTGGACTGGCAGAACTTCAGTGTCCCAGAGGACGATCCGATGGAGTTCGAAGATAAGAATGATCTTCGTCAGCAGCTCTATCAGCAGGTTGGGCAGGCAAATGTGGTCGTCGTCGTCGCTGGGATGTACGTCTCGCACAGCGAGTGGATCGAGGAGGAGATTGAGATGGCAGACCACTTCGAGAAACCCATTATCGGTGTGCGACCGAACGGGAACGAGCGACTTCCAGCAGTGGTAAAGGAGGAAGCCGATGAGATTGTCGGTTGGCGGCAGAAGTCTATCGTGAACGCCATCGCGAAGCATGCATGA
- a CDS encoding Cdc6/Cdc18 family protein, translating to MIRDARVLRAGFVPREVEHRDAEVNHLSSVLEPITNGEPADTAIVTGPSGTGKTCISKFVTERLREEVLDVEAIYVNCWRNYTRFRTLYQILDDLGATIDIHRQSTPHDELVDRLQQHDGPRTVVILDEVDQLEDPSVIYDLHSLPQFAIICIANKEEELFSRVDDRLVSRLRSSEHVRMDKYHDEQLYDILSARAKWGLDENVITDDQLYRIADAAAGDARLAIGILRTAAGKADRENHEHITDDILLNAAEDARAQIKQKSLDSLTPHQRVVYDIVREHGPVGPSEIHERYSEAVDDPRTKRTIRTYLSKMEQYNLLEAEGTSRDREYSLVDSSAASPMQ from the coding sequence ATGATCCGCGATGCTCGCGTTCTCCGCGCCGGGTTCGTCCCTCGGGAAGTTGAGCATCGCGACGCGGAAGTCAACCACCTCTCCAGTGTTCTCGAGCCCATCACGAACGGAGAACCAGCCGACACAGCCATCGTCACCGGACCCAGTGGGACGGGGAAGACGTGTATCTCGAAATTCGTCACGGAACGGCTGCGTGAAGAGGTCCTCGACGTCGAGGCCATATACGTCAACTGTTGGCGCAACTACACCCGGTTCCGCACGCTCTACCAGATCCTCGACGATCTCGGCGCGACCATCGATATCCACCGGCAGTCGACGCCTCACGACGAACTCGTCGACCGCCTCCAACAGCACGATGGCCCGCGAACGGTGGTCATCCTCGACGAGGTCGACCAGCTAGAGGACCCCAGCGTCATTTACGACCTCCACAGCCTGCCACAGTTCGCGATTATCTGTATCGCGAACAAGGAAGAGGAGCTGTTCAGCCGCGTCGACGACCGCCTCGTGAGCCGCCTGCGATCCAGCGAGCACGTCCGGATGGACAAGTACCACGACGAGCAGCTGTACGACATCCTGAGTGCTCGTGCGAAATGGGGTCTCGACGAGAACGTCATCACCGACGACCAGCTCTACCGGATCGCCGACGCGGCCGCCGGCGACGCCCGCCTCGCAATCGGCATCCTTCGAACGGCCGCCGGCAAGGCTGATCGCGAGAACCACGAGCACATCACCGACGACATTCTCCTGAACGCCGCCGAGGATGCCCGAGCCCAAATCAAGCAGAAGAGCCTCGATTCACTCACGCCGCACCAGCGCGTCGTCTACGACATCGTTCGCGAGCACGGCCCGGTCGGGCCGAGCGAGATCCACGAGCGCTACTCCGAGGCCGTCGATGACCCCCGGACGAAACGGACTATCCGCACGTACCTCTCGAAGATGGAGCAGTACAACCTCCTCGAGGCGGAGGGGACGAGTCGGGATCGAGAGTACTCGCTCGTCGATTCGTCCGCTGCGTCGCCGATGCAGTAA
- a CDS encoding SOS response-associated peptidase, translated as MCGRNSLFIDQADLETRFDAEAVTDGGYTPRYNIAPGDDLHIITNEAPDKIDAYHWGLIPFWADEPEEGIINARSETADEKRVFEQAWETRPCLVLSSGFYEWKSPNGGLKQPYRIYREDDPAFAMAGLWDVWEGDDKMISCVTILTTEPNDLMIPIHDRMPVVLPQDAESDWLAADPDTRKELCQPYPKDDLDAYEISTQVNNPGNDDSQVIEPLDHEQSGLSEFSS; from the coding sequence ATGTGTGGCCGAAACTCTCTCTTCATCGACCAAGCCGACCTCGAGACTCGCTTCGACGCCGAGGCCGTCACGGACGGCGGGTACACACCCCGATACAACATCGCGCCCGGCGACGACCTCCACATCATCACGAACGAGGCTCCAGACAAGATTGACGCTTACCACTGGGGGCTGATTCCGTTCTGGGCGGATGAGCCCGAGGAGGGCATCATCAACGCTCGCTCCGAGACTGCCGACGAGAAACGCGTCTTCGAGCAGGCATGGGAAACCCGTCCCTGTCTGGTCCTCTCGTCAGGGTTCTACGAATGGAAATCACCGAACGGCGGGTTGAAACAGCCCTACCGGATTTACCGCGAGGACGACCCCGCGTTCGCGATGGCCGGCCTCTGGGACGTCTGGGAGGGCGACGACAAGATGATCTCTTGCGTCACAATTCTCACGACGGAGCCGAACGACCTGATGATCCCCATCCACGACCGGATGCCGGTCGTCCTCCCACAGGACGCTGAGTCCGACTGGCTCGCCGCAGACCCGGATACCCGCAAGGAACTGTGCCAGCCGTATCCGAAGGACGATCTAGACGCTTACGAAATCTCGACGCAGGTCAACAATCCCGGCAACGACGATTCTCAGGTCATCGAGCCGCTGGACCACGAGCAATCGGGCCTCAGCGAGTTCAGCTCCTGA
- a CDS encoding DUF262 domain-containing protein, translating into MSRQVSDYLSEINDHIFLPGLQREFVWNPRQIEELFDSLIRDYPIGAITEWRVRAANISDYNSYNFLRMYVADDYRPPDPVLAEYDLYNQEVEDKEPEILIIDGQQRLNSLYIGVEGGITVYNGGRGKPSDQLQYWEGQRLCVDLFGHPEYDRDDTAGDYEFEFKSTGKFGGTDETGYTMTGDTRHLWMPVGELWNGGDEGSSGNSTVLEGRSLSEVVDEYVDTAELRADNETRYQLRSISMAVARDITSNVLQDDLETDSTNKDRSEIPEIFTRLNMEGSDPKPYQLLLSKLMSYWPYAEEEDERINPREVIQDWIDEFKQKFPEYEQEIDRKLFLRYTAYLVGTDLLRSNLSSIDEDRMDEMRERWLYNEPVVAGRRFEWFRTSLEKAFQTVIESGIRSSVMNTMPIFALLGVFYYQNSDAEVSDANREGVFQFVARALLLNKYYQVLTYGKCRNWMRYLREWEPEPDEPTVFPGEELFESENISPSAEDIRRVVANARYESSPGEPVFTDTDVTAVLGLIEESYTQSTSTSIGDYSVDHIYPKSREESVSESIGETVDLNRIGNLQLLPHEMNEEIKSDQWPHDWLDDLGNAEAERIQRVNQYPDIEPTPENAQAFIQAREEQITDYLIDKYVK; encoded by the coding sequence ATGTCCAGACAGGTCTCGGATTATTTGTCTGAAATAAACGACCACATCTTTCTTCCCGGCCTCCAGCGGGAGTTTGTCTGGAATCCCAGGCAGATTGAGGAACTGTTCGATTCATTGATTCGAGACTATCCAATCGGAGCCATAACTGAATGGAGAGTTCGAGCGGCCAATATCAGCGACTACAACTCGTATAATTTCCTGCGGATGTACGTTGCCGATGACTATCGGCCACCGGATCCAGTTTTGGCGGAATACGACCTCTACAATCAGGAGGTTGAAGACAAAGAACCGGAGATTCTGATTATAGACGGCCAGCAGCGCTTGAACTCGCTCTATATCGGTGTCGAGGGGGGAATTACAGTATATAATGGCGGGCGGGGGAAGCCCAGTGATCAGCTCCAGTACTGGGAAGGCCAGCGGCTGTGTGTTGACCTATTCGGTCACCCAGAGTACGATCGCGACGATACAGCAGGCGACTACGAGTTTGAGTTCAAATCGACAGGGAAGTTTGGAGGAACGGACGAGACGGGCTATACCATGACCGGCGACACGCGACACCTGTGGATGCCGGTCGGGGAGTTATGGAACGGAGGCGACGAAGGGAGCTCCGGGAACTCCACGGTACTTGAGGGAAGATCGCTTAGCGAAGTCGTCGATGAATACGTGGATACCGCCGAACTGAGGGCGGACAACGAAACCCGCTACCAACTGCGCAGTATTTCGATGGCCGTCGCGAGAGACATTACGAGCAACGTTCTACAGGACGATCTCGAAACTGACAGTACGAACAAGGATAGATCCGAAATTCCCGAGATATTCACGAGGCTGAACATGGAGGGCTCTGATCCGAAGCCCTACCAGCTCCTTCTCTCAAAACTAATGAGTTATTGGCCGTACGCAGAAGAGGAGGACGAGCGGATCAATCCTAGGGAGGTCATCCAAGATTGGATTGACGAATTTAAACAGAAGTTCCCTGAGTATGAGCAAGAAATCGACCGGAAGCTGTTCCTCCGGTATACAGCATACTTAGTCGGAACAGACCTCCTCCGCAGCAATCTTAGCAGTATCGACGAAGATAGAATGGACGAGATGCGCGAGCGGTGGCTGTATAATGAGCCCGTCGTCGCCGGACGGCGCTTCGAGTGGTTTCGGACATCGCTCGAAAAGGCATTCCAGACAGTAATCGAGAGCGGGATTCGGAGCTCGGTTATGAACACGATGCCGATCTTCGCCCTACTTGGCGTGTTTTATTACCAGAATTCGGATGCTGAGGTCTCCGACGCGAACCGTGAGGGTGTTTTCCAGTTCGTCGCAAGAGCTCTCTTGCTGAACAAGTACTACCAGGTTCTGACCTACGGCAAGTGCCGCAACTGGATGCGATATCTTCGCGAATGGGAGCCAGAACCCGATGAGCCCACCGTTTTCCCAGGAGAGGAGCTATTTGAATCTGAGAACATCAGCCCATCTGCTGAAGACATCCGTCGGGTCGTAGCCAACGCTCGTTACGAGAGCAGCCCAGGAGAACCTGTATTTACTGACACAGATGTCACGGCAGTACTCGGACTCATTGAGGAATCATATACGCAATCGACGTCCACCAGTATTGGCGACTACTCGGTTGATCACATCTACCCGAAAAGCAGGGAAGAATCCGTATCTGAATCCATTGGAGAGACTGTTGATCTTAATCGAATCGGGAATCTACAGCTGTTGCCACACGAGATGAACGAAGAGATCAAAAGCGATCAGTGGCCCCACGACTGGTTGGACGACCTCGGCAACGCCGAGGCTGAGCGTATCCAACGTGTAAATCAGTATCCCGATATCGAGCCGACCCCGGAGAACGCACAGGCGTTTATTCAGGCTCGCGAAGAGCAGATTACCGACTACTTGATAGACAAATACGTGAAGTAA
- a CDS encoding type B DNA-directed DNA polymerase — MPFSIDFLDDGRVLEWEATADGAVATERDDYTPRFYVAARDPETDLDLTTLQSVYDQHPDVVATEIVARRPGFRRDEETVLAVNVAHIDRVTPLARQARQLSDYPVGNLACFNVDFSREFRYCLETGADPTPASELSTLRLSVPVTETSNDVYGELSVAGDTVTGSPTDILTAVQGALEAHDPDVLVCSTSEIVPTLYEMATAAGVDDFSLSRWPDVDYQQLASRSTYSSYGRVGHSPARYNVPGRAIIDESNTFFYGETNLEGVLDLVSRSKKPVQELAWASIGNVLTAIQICEAHDRGVLVPWNSWRHEFYKPMGTLHDADRGGFIFAPEVGLHENVHELDFSSLYPNIICTRNVSPDVIRCSCHSDRDDVPGLGYSICDDRGYLVDVLQPIIDARDEIKAAIRREKERDDPDEDRLAELEGRSGALKWILVACFGYQGFANSKYGRIECHETINAFAREILLAAKQRLEAGGWRVVHGIVDSIWVTPDPDVDDDDREDLETLATEITERVEIRLEHEAHYDWVAFVPQRESDAGALTKYFEKVAGDDDFKIRGIEARQRSTPPFIEAVQRDCLDRLDATQSPDAVLGRLERAIDELQAGNLAVERLVERNRVSKPLEGYSQNTQNVAALKRAREQDLAVHPGQDIEYVVVDDEKSSRERVALAHEAIKTYDASYYETQLVRAVESVLSPLGWDRTDIRRELSGERDAVLSSFGTTNELS, encoded by the coding sequence ATGCCGTTCAGTATCGACTTTCTGGACGACGGCCGCGTCCTAGAGTGGGAAGCAACCGCCGACGGCGCCGTCGCTACCGAACGCGATGATTACACCCCACGCTTCTACGTCGCCGCTCGCGACCCAGAAACCGACCTCGACCTCACGACACTCCAGTCGGTGTACGACCAGCACCCGGATGTCGTCGCTACCGAGATTGTTGCGCGACGGCCGGGCTTTCGACGAGACGAGGAGACCGTTCTCGCGGTCAACGTCGCCCACATCGACCGCGTCACCCCACTCGCCCGGCAGGCACGCCAGTTGTCGGACTATCCAGTCGGGAATCTCGCCTGTTTCAACGTCGACTTCTCGCGGGAGTTCCGGTACTGTCTGGAGACCGGCGCCGATCCGACGCCGGCGAGCGAGCTGTCGACGCTCCGGCTCAGCGTTCCGGTGACCGAAACGAGCAACGATGTCTATGGGGAGCTGTCCGTCGCCGGCGACACCGTCACCGGCTCGCCGACGGATATCCTGACCGCCGTCCAAGGGGCACTCGAAGCGCACGATCCAGATGTCTTGGTCTGTTCGACGAGCGAAATCGTCCCGACGCTGTACGAGATGGCGACGGCTGCCGGCGTCGACGACTTCTCGCTGAGTCGGTGGCCGGACGTCGACTACCAGCAGCTCGCGAGCCGGTCGACGTACTCGAGCTACGGCCGCGTCGGTCACTCCCCGGCGCGGTACAACGTGCCCGGCCGGGCGATCATCGACGAGTCGAACACGTTCTTCTACGGGGAGACGAACCTCGAGGGCGTCCTCGACCTGGTGTCGCGCTCGAAAAAGCCCGTCCAGGAGCTCGCGTGGGCGTCGATCGGGAACGTGCTCACGGCGATCCAGATCTGCGAGGCCCACGACCGCGGTGTCCTCGTGCCATGGAACTCCTGGCGCCACGAGTTCTACAAGCCGATGGGGACGCTCCACGACGCCGACCGCGGCGGCTTCATCTTCGCGCCCGAGGTCGGCCTCCACGAGAACGTCCACGAACTCGACTTCTCCTCGTTGTATCCGAACATCATCTGTACCCGGAACGTCTCGCCGGACGTCATCCGGTGTAGCTGCCACAGCGACCGCGACGACGTCCCCGGCCTGGGGTACTCGATCTGCGACGACCGGGGCTACCTCGTCGACGTGCTGCAGCCGATCATCGACGCACGCGACGAGATCAAGGCGGCCATCCGTCGCGAGAAGGAACGGGATGACCCCGACGAGGACCGTCTGGCGGAGCTCGAGGGACGGTCGGGAGCGCTGAAGTGGATCCTCGTCGCCTGCTTCGGCTATCAGGGCTTTGCGAATAGCAAGTATGGGAGAATCGAGTGTCACGAGACGATCAACGCGTTCGCTCGCGAGATTCTGCTGGCGGCGAAACAGCGGCTGGAAGCCGGCGGCTGGCGCGTCGTCCACGGCATCGTCGACTCCATCTGGGTGACCCCGGACCCTGATGTCGACGACGATGACCGCGAGGACCTCGAGACGCTCGCGACAGAGATCACGGAACGCGTCGAGATCCGCCTCGAACACGAAGCCCACTACGACTGGGTGGCGTTCGTGCCGCAGCGCGAGAGCGACGCGGGCGCGTTGACGAAGTACTTCGAGAAGGTCGCCGGCGACGACGATTTTAAGATCAGAGGGATCGAAGCCCGGCAGCGCTCAACCCCGCCGTTCATCGAGGCCGTCCAGCGGGACTGTCTCGACCGGCTCGATGCCACGCAGTCACCGGACGCTGTGCTCGGGCGTCTCGAACGAGCAATCGACGAACTGCAGGCGGGCAACTTAGCAGTGGAGCGACTCGTCGAGCGGAATCGTGTCTCCAAGCCGCTGGAAGGCTACTCACAGAATACTCAGAACGTAGCCGCCTTGAAGCGAGCCCGCGAGCAGGACCTGGCAGTCCACCCGGGGCAGGATATCGAGTACGTGGTCGTCGACGACGAGAAATCCTCACGAGAGCGTGTCGCCCTCGCCCACGAAGCGATCAAGACCTACGACGCCTCGTACTACGAGACGCAGCTGGTCAGAGCTGTCGAGAGTGTGCTTTCACCGCTCGGGTGGGACCGAACCGATATTCGTCGAGAGCTCTCCGGTGAGAGGGACGCTGTTTTGAGCTCATTCGGGACTACCAACGAACTGTCGTAG
- the orc4 gene encoding DNA replication protein Orc4 produces the protein MTPDSSPSSVDDPLFESGHRIFANKDLLKIGHVPEADRIVGRDEEISKLAKRLNGAVHGYSPENVMIYGKTGTGKSLVSKHVCQRAQNAAQDDVEIGTAYIDCAEDNTETQAISSLAAKLNDEPSTGITVPHTGLSTSKYYKLLWKTLDAQFDSVIIILDEIDLMNDDSVLMKLSRAEEAGKIDCSVGVIAISNKIQYVDNVNERVKSSFQHKELFFKPYDANQLREIMFNREDAFQDDVLSEDVIPLSAAFAAQEHGDARKAIDILRHAGEVGYEAGAEQVTEDHVRQAQQHAEKDRFRELVNGAPTQAKAALLALTELSVNSNDDAFLTSRVYDQYERICNHLDMDILSVRRFRDILKEQAFLGVVEIEKINKGSAGGIHLQNRLIEDPQVVRETILEDSRMQDWTRE, from the coding sequence ATGACGCCCGACTCTTCACCCAGTTCTGTCGACGACCCACTCTTTGAATCGGGGCATCGTATCTTCGCGAACAAGGATCTCCTGAAAATCGGCCACGTTCCGGAGGCTGACCGAATCGTCGGTCGCGACGAGGAAATCTCGAAGCTCGCGAAACGTCTCAATGGTGCTGTCCACGGGTACTCTCCGGAAAACGTGATGATCTACGGGAAAACTGGGACCGGTAAATCTCTCGTTTCAAAACACGTCTGTCAACGAGCTCAAAATGCCGCTCAGGATGACGTCGAGATTGGAACAGCGTATATCGACTGTGCTGAAGACAATACCGAGACCCAAGCAATCTCCTCACTTGCCGCGAAGCTGAACGATGAACCTTCGACTGGAATCACCGTCCCCCATACCGGCCTCAGTACGTCGAAATACTACAAACTCCTCTGGAAGACGCTCGACGCTCAATTCGATTCTGTGATCATCATCCTGGATGAGATCGACTTGATGAACGACGACAGCGTGCTGATGAAGCTCTCGCGCGCTGAGGAGGCGGGGAAAATCGACTGTAGCGTCGGTGTCATCGCGATCAGCAACAAGATCCAGTACGTCGACAACGTGAACGAGCGCGTGAAAAGCAGCTTCCAGCACAAGGAGCTGTTCTTCAAGCCATACGACGCCAACCAGCTCCGGGAGATCATGTTCAACCGCGAGGACGCCTTCCAGGACGACGTCCTTTCCGAGGACGTGATTCCGCTCTCGGCTGCCTTCGCCGCGCAGGAACACGGCGATGCTCGGAAGGCGATCGATATTCTTCGCCACGCCGGGGAGGTCGGCTACGAGGCCGGGGCAGAGCAAGTGACGGAGGACCACGTCCGCCAGGCACAGCAACACGCCGAAAAGGATCGGTTCAGAGAACTCGTGAACGGCGCACCCACGCAGGCGAAGGCGGCGTTGCTGGCGCTCACGGAACTGAGTGTCAACAGCAACGACGATGCTTTCCTCACGAGTCGGGTGTACGACCAGTACGAACGGATCTGCAACCATCTCGATATGGACATCCTCTCCGTCCGCCGGTTCCGCGACATCCTGAAAGAGCAAGCCTTCCTCGGAGTTGTCGAAATCGAGAAGATTAACAAGGGGAGTGCCGGCGGCATCCACCTCCAGAACCGACTCATCGAGGACCCCCAGGTCGTCCGCGAAACGATCCTCGAAGACAGCCGGATGCAGGACTGGACTCGCGAGTAG
- a CDS encoding helix-turn-helix transcriptional regulator, giving the protein MLRRIELEVLATVDRGDTISELATKLDHSESYLSRAVGDLVEKGLVYTERDGRRKRVVPSDARAVELYRDLVRQHSHIEFPELLTGKALEVLYYLDQPRTVSEIADRSDNYRNTVNRVLKRFRDRGLVGTADGRNDFNADFDRLHEFARELAHHLHRQRLEAVAPKGTILWEDYDEFLTQTEREIDAEAFHETGLARFAAFDLQFLLTGHRYYVYSEELDAVSPAELCCHALLIDDGSRHRSYCLLLLSHVDVDEEDLREQAVKYGLEDEIDALLLYLETHGEVDDERLPEWDEFQELAADYEVPLSP; this is encoded by the coding sequence GTGCTCCGGCGTATCGAACTCGAGGTACTCGCCACGGTCGACCGCGGCGACACGATCTCCGAGCTCGCGACGAAGCTCGACCACAGCGAGAGTTACCTCTCTCGTGCCGTCGGCGACCTCGTCGAAAAGGGACTCGTCTACACGGAACGCGACGGGCGGCGAAAACGAGTCGTCCCGTCGGATGCTCGCGCCGTCGAACTCTATCGGGACCTTGTCCGCCAGCACTCCCACATCGAGTTCCCAGAGCTGCTGACCGGGAAGGCACTCGAGGTGCTGTACTACCTCGACCAGCCGCGAACCGTCTCCGAGATCGCCGACCGGAGCGACAACTACCGTAACACGGTCAACCGCGTCCTCAAGCGGTTTCGTGACCGTGGTCTCGTCGGGACGGCCGACGGCCGCAATGACTTCAACGCCGATTTCGACCGCCTCCACGAGTTCGCACGTGAACTCGCACACCATCTGCATCGCCAACGCCTCGAAGCCGTCGCCCCAAAGGGGACGATTCTCTGGGAGGATTACGACGAATTCCTCACACAGACCGAGAGGGAGATCGACGCGGAGGCGTTCCACGAAACCGGCCTCGCTCGGTTCGCGGCCTTCGACCTCCAGTTCCTACTTACCGGCCACCGCTACTACGTCTACTCCGAGGAACTCGACGCAGTCTCGCCGGCGGAGCTCTGCTGTCACGCCCTCTTGATCGACGACGGCAGCCGCCACCGCTCGTACTGTCTCCTCCTGCTCAGCCACGTCGACGTCGACGAGGAGGATCTCCGAGAGCAGGCGGTGAAGTATGGCCTCGAAGACGAAATCGACGCCTTGCTGCTCTACCTCGAGACGCACGGCGAGGTTGATGACGAGCGGCTCCCGGAGTGGGACGAGTTCCAGGAGCTGGCGGCTGATTACGAGGTGCCACTATCACCATGA
- a CDS encoding DUF6036 family nucleotidyltransferase produces the protein MRPTFGREYIENEFQRIGDGLSEPLTVYLIGGGAMSLRDLKGATKDIDLVVPDGDAYGQLWAVLMDLGYAEVQSLDADYRALGATSCVENDDGCRLDIFNQQVANKLVLTEGMRDRSEPFLATDRLTVRLVSNEDIFLFKLIAGRDDDIEDMNMLVQAGLNYDVVRDELEAQIDRLGDDQFATFANEALVELEERYGVTTPIEDRIQELTNRYYRGLEVLQALDEPMTVNELVAELELDTDEVDDRIAYLSTFDRVHRDGDTVRPVE, from the coding sequence ATGAGACCAACATTCGGACGCGAATACATCGAGAACGAATTCCAGCGAATCGGGGACGGGCTGTCTGAACCGCTCACGGTCTACCTGATCGGTGGTGGCGCGATGTCGCTGCGCGACCTCAAGGGGGCGACGAAAGATATCGACCTGGTCGTCCCGGATGGCGACGCGTACGGCCAGCTGTGGGCTGTCCTGATGGACCTCGGGTATGCCGAGGTACAGTCGCTGGACGCCGATTATCGGGCGCTGGGTGCGACCAGCTGCGTCGAGAATGACGATGGCTGCCGCCTCGACATCTTCAACCAGCAGGTCGCGAACAAGCTCGTGCTGACCGAGGGGATGCGCGACCGAAGCGAGCCGTTCCTCGCGACCGACCGATTGACGGTCCGGCTGGTCAGCAACGAGGATATCTTCCTGTTCAAACTGATTGCGGGCCGTGACGACGACATCGAGGACATGAATATGCTCGTGCAGGCTGGCCTCAACTACGACGTCGTCCGAGATGAACTCGAAGCCCAGATCGATCGGCTCGGCGACGACCAGTTCGCCACCTTTGCGAATGAAGCCCTGGTCGAGCTTGAGGAGCGGTACGGGGTGACCACACCGATCGAGGACCGCATCCAAGAGCTGACGAACCGATACTACCGCGGGCTCGAAGTCCTCCAGGCACTCGACGAACCGATGACCGTCAACGAACTGGTCGCCGAATTGGAGTTGGATACCGACGAGGTTGACGACCGGATCGCGTATCTCTCAACGTTCGACCGGGTCCACAGGGATGGCGACACAGTCCGTCCCGTGGAGTAG
- a CDS encoding DUF6610 family protein gives MSLDISTSSSTAREIAAARQADVVAFLHRVPFALDALKFDFLPGFREDCGYQQTQFQHLDIPVGMLDNDFRNPDLDRYVSRFFEHEPRVGVIGDAYEPDEVDEYVAAAREIQASYPDAELVIVPKCREVIHTIPDDLILGYSRGYADRLAHEFSEPTDWRGQRVHILGGSPPKQLDVIRQLTRPTLTDEPPADIVGLDWNGLHRGAQFGEFWTADGWDDSGRDADHVTVRKTVRHSLGRIRGFWKAHGVWPESTPQENGIHIEYEGPSPSDLDSATCTECGANVWMTRRSPYIAEYDTGEICGYCSYDCYFAHRHRNNLEEFAGEQSVYLPPA, from the coding sequence ATGTCACTTGATATCAGCACTAGCAGCAGCACTGCGCGAGAGATTGCCGCTGCCAGACAAGCCGACGTCGTGGCGTTCCTGCACCGAGTTCCGTTCGCGTTGGACGCCTTGAAGTTCGACTTTCTTCCTGGCTTTCGGGAAGACTGTGGCTATCAGCAGACCCAGTTTCAGCACTTGGACATCCCCGTCGGGATGCTCGATAATGATTTTCGAAATCCCGATCTTGACCGGTACGTCTCCCGATTTTTCGAACACGAGCCCCGAGTTGGTGTGATCGGGGATGCATACGAACCCGACGAGGTCGATGAGTACGTAGCCGCTGCTCGCGAGATCCAGGCGAGCTATCCCGATGCAGAACTCGTTATCGTTCCCAAGTGTCGAGAGGTGATTCACACGATTCCCGACGACCTCATCCTCGGCTATTCGCGCGGGTACGCCGACCGATTGGCCCACGAATTCTCCGAACCGACTGACTGGCGTGGCCAGCGCGTCCACATCCTCGGTGGAAGCCCACCCAAACAACTTGACGTCATCCGGCAACTGACTCGACCGACGCTCACGGACGAACCACCCGCCGACATCGTCGGCCTCGATTGGAACGGCCTGCATCGCGGGGCGCAGTTCGGGGAGTTCTGGACAGCTGATGGCTGGGACGACAGCGGTCGCGACGCTGACCATGTTACAGTTCGCAAGACTGTCCGGCACAGCCTCGGTCGTATTCGGGGGTTCTGGAAGGCACACGGCGTCTGGCCTGAGTCGACGCCGCAGGAGAACGGCATTCACATCGAGTACGAGGGACCGTCACCAAGCGATCTCGACAGTGCTACCTGTACTGAATGTGGCGCAAACGTCTGGATGACCCGGCGCAGCCCCTACATCGCTGAGTACGATACGGGCGAGATCTGTGGCTACTGCAGCTATGATTGCTACTTCGCGCATCGTCATCGGAACAATCTCGAGGAGTTCGCCGGCGAGCAGAGCGTGTACCTCCCGCCCGCGTGA
- a CDS encoding heavy-metal-associated domain-containing protein, with protein MERKTIAVTGMSCNGCEQNVENALKTIEGVTRVEADHKGDSVEIVVDENTADDDLNTAIRDAGYDVTA; from the coding sequence ATGGAGCGAAAAACGATTGCGGTCACCGGGATGTCCTGCAACGGCTGTGAGCAGAACGTCGAGAACGCGCTCAAAACGATCGAGGGTGTCACTCGCGTCGAGGCCGACCACAAGGGAGATTCTGTGGAGATCGTCGTCGACGAGAACACCGCAGACGACGACCTCAATACAGCGATTCGAGACGCTGGCTACGACGTCACGGCCTAG